A genomic segment from Rhizoctonia solani chromosome 11, complete sequence encodes:
- a CDS encoding methyltransferase domain protein — protein MDAPTSFLPPLKRLDECHAPQIHQILTRLVTIYLPKVRGTALIDEDLESLQADDFERSFAIRWLTGFIARGEEWSGLYTEGEDDLNSGAPTANSDSSIGRFQTEFLDDTYLARTTAYDRAAALLGACAGSSASGAISREFKFAPSSASSEGHFISENEGSESNLPPITISLQDESISTGDHTAVGLQTWGSACILAERITRDPIAFGLPDSFMDTGSFSNVQGARNVPSTASIDSSNFTIVATDYHPAVLENLRANVQNNFPISNVDHKPTVDVQPLDWSLYLNGKPTTDLSRAPSTVPTPAIGTPVGGVERNDINDKPLPSLRSVISPDTQTALAPEATVFPPIQTPFTPSFSVASSTSTPTTSHSPQTPQTPRTTRSPPPNLARAVFSRLIARGLKFEMPAGASGLDQNSELSKKPEVDSPNSEEDFPTQSLDLIPNGATALDQTIETEEFLPAQISNPSLLLDASRSELLCPTLLGLTTQGTSKIDSTRTNILPPCLDETGSLLCSDNRDATFNPNGDPHPTSSHALGFEQSASIGDLNFMSRDNRKQTSFIEPGASAEPPFDQPFDIIFGADVVYEISHIALVRGVVERLLRKPSYRPSSPPAYFHLIMPLRPTHADEANSVDMAFPRAEDVSLKHGSEEILAIIKTETYARSAGVGRADEVHMYTTASGGSREFPPS, from the exons ATGGACGCGCCAACCAGCTTTCTCCCACCTTTAAAGCGACTAGACGAATGTCACGCTCCTCAAATACATCAAATTCTCACTCGCCTGGTTACCATATACCTCCCCAAAGTACGTGGTACTGCTCTCATCGACGAGGACCTGGAATC ACTCCAAGCTGATGATTTCGAACGCTCATTTGCCATCCGCTGGCTTACTGGCTTCATCGCTCGTGGCGAAGAATGGTCCGGATTATACACCGAAGGCGAAGACGATCTTAACAGCGGGGCCCCAACCGCAAATTCTGATTCGTCAATTGGCAGATTTCAAACCGAGTTCCTGGATGATACCTATCTTGCACGAACAACGGCCTATGATCGGGCGGCGGCTCTGCTTGGAGCATGTGCTGGTAGCTCTGCATCTGGTGCTATTTCCCGGGAGTTCAAATTTGCCCCTTCATCGGCCTCGTCTGAGGGCCATTTCATTTCGGAAAATGAAGGCTCTGAATCGAACTTACCTCCTATAACGATATCACTCCAAGACGAATCCATTTCAACTGGTGATCATACTGCTGTTGGTCTACAAACCTGGGGTTCTGCGTGTATCCTGGCCGAACGTATTACTCGTGACCCTATAGCTTTTGGGTTGCCTGACTCATTTATGGACACCGGCTCTTTCTCAAATGTACAAGGAGCAAGG AACGTGCCCTCGACGGCCAGCATTGATAGCTCGAACTTCACTATTGTCGCAACCGATTACCATCCTGCGGTTCTGGAAAACCTTCGTGCTAACGTACAAAATAATTTCCCTATCTCTAATGTCGACCACAAACCAACGGTCGACGTGCAGCCCTTGGATTGGTCTCTATACCTAAACGGGAAACCCACCACTGATCTCTCGCGCGCGCCAAGTACAGTGCCCACACCTGCGATAGGCACACCAGTGGGTGGGGTTGAGCGAAATGACATTAATGACAAGCCTTTGC CCTCATTGCGTTCGGTTATATCACCTGATACCCAGACAGCTTTAGCACCTGAGGCAACAGTGTTTCCTCCAATTCAGACTCCTTTTACACCCTCGTTTTCGGTGGCATCTTCTACATCTACCCCAACAACTTCTCATTCACCTCAAACACCTCAAACACCCCGTACAACACGTTCCCCACCTCCGAATTTGGCCCGAGCTGTTTTTTCGCGATTGATTGCCCGCGGGCTCAAGTTTGAGATGCCGGCCGGAGCGTCCGGGCTCGATCAAAATTCCGAGCTATCGAAAAAACCAGAGGTAGACTCGCCAAATAGCGAGGAGGATTTCCCTACCCAAAGTCTTGACCTAATCCCAAATGGCGCCA CTGCACTCGACCAGACGATCGAGACCGAAGAGTTTCTCCCTGCCCAAATCTCGAATCCCTCGCTTCTTTTAGACGCCTCGAGATCCGAGCTCCTTTGTCCAACTCTTTTGGGCCTAACGACCCAGGGCACTTCGAAGATAGACTCTACCAGGACGAATATCCTTCCTCCGTGCCTTGACGAAACAGGATCACTCCTTTGCTCGGATAATAGGGACGCCACATTCAATCCCAACGGAGATCCTCATCCGACTTCCTCACATGCTCTGGGTTTTGAGCAGTCTGCCTCAATTGGTGAC CTTAACTTTATGTCGAGAGACAATAGGAAGCAAACAAGCTTTATAG AGCCAGGCGCCTCTGCTGAACCACCCTTCGACCAACCTTTTGACATTATATTCGGTGCAGATGTTGTCTATGAAATCTCTCACATAGCTCTCGTCAGAGGCGTTGTAGAGCGTTTGTTACGCAAGCCATCCTACAGGCCTAGCTCCCCACCCGCATACTTTCATCTAATTATGCCACTTCGTCCCACACACGCAGACGAAGCAAATAGCGTTGATATGGCGTTCCCACGAGCCGAGGATGTGAGCCTCAAACACGGCAGCGAGGAGATCCTTGCCATAATCAAAACTGAGACATATGCTCGAAGTGCTGGCGTCGGTCGTGCTGATGAAGTTCATATGTACACTACTGCGTCGGGTGGATCTAGGGAGTTCCCT CCCTCGTGA